From Actinopolyspora lacussalsi, a single genomic window includes:
- a CDS encoding dihydroneopterin aldolase (product_source=KO:K01633; cath_funfam=3.30.1130.10; cog=COG1539; ko=KO:K01633; pfam=PF02152; smart=SM00905; superfamily=55620; tigrfam=TIGR00525): MADRVGLTGLRVFGYHGVFDREKREGQEFVVDITVWVDLGEAAASDDVERTLHYGVLAERAAAVVAGPARDLIETVATEIADDIMSDGRPHAAEVTIHKPDAPVPVTFDDVSVTIRRSSRGGRGAKAAST, encoded by the coding sequence GTGGCTGATCGGGTAGGACTGACCGGACTGCGGGTTTTCGGTTACCACGGCGTCTTCGACCGGGAGAAACGGGAAGGGCAGGAGTTCGTCGTCGACATCACGGTGTGGGTCGACCTCGGCGAGGCAGCCGCCTCCGACGACGTCGAGCGCACACTGCACTACGGGGTTCTCGCCGAACGCGCCGCCGCCGTGGTCGCCGGTCCCGCGCGGGACCTGATCGAGACCGTGGCCACCGAGATCGCCGACGACATCATGAGCGACGGTAGGCCGCACGCCGCCGAGGTCACGATCCACAAGCCCGACGCGCCGGTCCCGGTGACCTTCGACGACGTGTCGGTAACCATCCGCCGATCCAGCCGCGGCGGCAGAGGAGCGAAGGCCGCTTCGACATGA
- a CDS encoding GTP cyclohydrolase I (product_source=KO:K01495; cath_funfam=1.10.286.10,3.30.1130.10; cog=COG0302; ko=KO:K01495; pfam=PF01227; superfamily=55620; tigrfam=TIGR00063), translated as MTGQGVPIGPDAEFGSDPAELVDEYFDRPRAEAAIRELLLAAGEDPERDGLRETPARVARAYEELFTGLYTDPDEVLDRTFDEAHEELVLVRDIPMYSQCEHHLLPFHGMAHIGYIPNEQGRVTGLSKLARLVDLYAKRPQVQERLTSQIADALTRKLEPRGVIVVVDAEHLCMGMRGIRKAGSTTTTSAVRGIFRSSSSSRAEALSLIRGK; from the coding sequence GTGACAGGTCAGGGCGTGCCTATCGGGCCGGACGCGGAGTTCGGATCCGATCCCGCCGAATTGGTCGACGAGTACTTCGACAGGCCCCGCGCCGAAGCCGCCATCCGGGAGCTGCTGCTGGCGGCGGGTGAGGACCCCGAGCGCGACGGACTGCGGGAAACCCCAGCACGGGTGGCCCGCGCCTACGAGGAGTTGTTCACCGGGCTCTACACCGATCCGGACGAAGTGCTGGACCGGACGTTCGACGAGGCCCACGAGGAGCTCGTGCTGGTCCGGGACATTCCGATGTACTCGCAGTGCGAGCACCATCTGCTTCCGTTCCACGGAATGGCCCACATCGGTTACATTCCCAACGAACAGGGCAGGGTCACGGGACTGTCCAAACTCGCGCGGCTGGTCGATCTGTATGCCAAGCGCCCGCAGGTCCAGGAACGGCTGACCTCGCAGATCGCCGACGCACTCACTCGCAAGTTGGAACCGCGGGGGGTGATCGTCGTGGTCGACGCGGAGCACCTCTGCATGGGGATGCGCGGTATCCGCAAGGCCGGTTCGACCACTACCACCTCCGCCGTACGTGGCATATTCCGCTCCTCCTCGTCCTCCAGGGCCGAGGCGCTGTCGTTGATCCGGGGGAAGTGA
- a CDS encoding 2-amino-4-hydroxy-6-hydroxymethyldihydropteridine diphosphokinase (product_source=KO:K00950; cath_funfam=3.30.70.560; cog=COG0801; ko=KO:K00950; pfam=PF01288; superfamily=55083; tigrfam=TIGR01498), whose protein sequence is MSRAVLSLGSNLGDRLEHLRLAVRGLREVLLTTSSVYETAPWGVTDQPDFLNAVLLVESAADDEWDWLRRAQHLEREAERRRERRWGPRTLDVDVVTVDEVHSRDPELLLPHPGTPERATVLIPWLEIEPEATLPGHGAVSELLAVLPETETAGVRLRPDLALR, encoded by the coding sequence ATGAGCAGGGCGGTGTTGTCCCTCGGCTCCAACCTCGGGGACAGACTGGAACACCTCCGGCTCGCCGTTCGGGGACTGCGCGAGGTACTGCTCACGACCTCCTCGGTCTACGAAACCGCTCCGTGGGGGGTCACGGACCAGCCCGACTTCCTCAACGCCGTCCTGCTGGTCGAGTCCGCCGCGGACGACGAGTGGGACTGGCTGCGCCGGGCACAGCACCTGGAACGGGAGGCCGAACGTCGCAGGGAGCGACGCTGGGGACCCCGTACCCTGGATGTCGACGTGGTCACCGTGGACGAGGTGCACAGCCGGGACCCCGAACTGCTGCTGCCTCATCCCGGCACTCCCGAGCGAGCGACGGTGCTGATTCCGTGGCTGGAGATCGAACCGGAAGCCACACTCCCCGGCCACGGAGCGGTGTCCGAGCTGTTGGCCGTACTGCCGGAGACGGAAACCGCGGGTGTGCGGCTACGCCCCGATCTGGCGTTGCGCTAG
- a CDS encoding dihydropteroate synthase (product_source=KO:K00796; cath_funfam=3.20.20.20; cog=COG0294; ko=KO:K00796; pfam=PF00809; superfamily=51717; tigrfam=TIGR01496) yields the protein MGILNVTPDSFSDGGRYLDHSAAVAHGLRLWERGADIVDVGGESTRPGAERVDAATETERVLPVVRELVEAGVPVSVDTTRAEVAAATARAGAAMINDVSGGLADPEMAGAVADSGLPWVLMHWRGHSRDMNSLAVYEDVVGEVRAELSERVAAALAAGVPEESIVLDPGLGFAKKAEHDWSLLRRLDTFLGMGFPLLVGASRKRFLGSLLSDSDGNPRPAAGRDAATAAISTLAADRGAWGVRVHDVSGSTDAVKVAAAWRNGGEIRG from the coding sequence ATGGGAATCCTGAACGTAACCCCCGATTCGTTCTCCGACGGCGGTCGGTACCTGGATCACTCGGCCGCCGTGGCGCACGGCCTGCGGCTGTGGGAGCGGGGAGCCGACATCGTCGATGTGGGCGGCGAGTCCACCAGGCCGGGGGCGGAGCGGGTCGACGCCGCCACCGAGACCGAGCGTGTGCTTCCCGTGGTGCGGGAACTCGTCGAGGCGGGGGTTCCCGTCAGTGTGGACACCACGCGCGCCGAGGTGGCCGCCGCCACCGCGCGGGCGGGCGCGGCGATGATCAACGACGTCTCCGGAGGTCTGGCCGATCCGGAGATGGCCGGTGCGGTCGCCGATTCGGGGCTGCCCTGGGTACTCATGCACTGGCGAGGGCACAGCAGGGACATGAACTCGCTCGCCGTCTACGAGGACGTGGTCGGGGAGGTACGGGCGGAACTGTCCGAACGCGTGGCGGCGGCGCTGGCCGCCGGTGTCCCGGAGGAATCCATCGTGCTCGATCCGGGGCTGGGCTTCGCGAAGAAGGCCGAGCACGACTGGTCGCTGTTGCGACGGCTGGACACCTTCCTCGGAATGGGATTCCCGTTGCTGGTCGGCGCTTCCCGCAAGCGTTTCCTCGGCAGCTTGCTGTCCGATTCGGACGGAAACCCGCGTCCCGCGGCGGGGCGCGACGCGGCCACCGCGGCGATCTCCACCCTGGCCGCCGACCGCGGTGCCTGGGGAGTACGGGTGCACGATGTCAGCGGTTCCACCGACGCGGTGAAGGTGGCCGCTGCCTGGCGGAACGGAGGTGAGATCCGTGGCTGA
- a CDS encoding sterol desaturase/sphingolipid hydroxylase (fatty acid hydroxylase superfamily) (product_source=COG3000; cath_funfam=1.20.5.100; cog=COG3000; pfam=PF11377; superfamily=103473; transmembrane_helix_parts=Inside_1_6,TMhelix_7_29,Outside_30_33,TMhelix_34_56,Inside_57_76,TMhelix_77_99,Outside_100_113,TMhelix_114_136,Inside_137_151), with protein sequence MSYTRPRELLGAALLAAVLLYGVVQLSYGSLPPLPVAAGGVLLVVAIVDAVLAIVLRPRAKHRSGSEPLDPMMATRIVALAKASSLVGALMGGAWASMLLYLLTEVRVFGSDTIASIVGLVSAAALVGGGLWLEWAMRNPDEPQEDDDDEQ encoded by the coding sequence ATGAGCTACACCAGACCCCGCGAGCTCCTTGGTGCGGCGCTGCTCGCCGCGGTGCTGCTCTACGGTGTCGTGCAGCTGTCGTACGGATCGTTGCCGCCGTTGCCGGTGGCGGCCGGGGGCGTACTGCTGGTGGTGGCCATCGTGGACGCCGTGCTGGCGATCGTGCTGCGTCCCAGGGCCAAACACCGGAGCGGCTCCGAACCACTCGATCCGATGATGGCGACCCGGATCGTGGCACTGGCCAAAGCATCCTCGTTGGTGGGCGCGCTCATGGGTGGTGCGTGGGCGTCGATGCTGTTGTACCTGCTGACCGAGGTGCGGGTGTTCGGCTCGGACACCATCGCTTCGATCGTCGGGCTCGTCAGCGCCGCGGCGCTGGTCGGCGGTGGGCTGTGGCTGGAGTGGGCCATGCGCAATCCCGATGAGCCGCAGGAAGACGACGACGATGAACAGTAG
- a CDS encoding cell division protease FtsH (product_source=KO:K03798; cath_funfam=1.10.8.60,3.40.50.300; cog=COG0465; ko=KO:K03798; pfam=PF00004,PF01434,PF06480; smart=SM00382; superfamily=140990,52540; tigrfam=TIGR01241; transmembrane_helix_parts=Outside_1_9,TMhelix_10_28,Inside_29_111,TMhelix_112_134,Outside_135_860), whose amino-acid sequence MDRKRLLRNPLLWLLAGLLLIYAFSVLFDDTRGYTDVSTSKALQQISQGNVAEATIEDKEQRVRLTLNDGVQVQGSNRILTKYPTGSQEDIVNRIEQSGISNWDTEVSQSSIWSQLLIYLIPLGLLVLLVMWMMNNAQGGGSKVLNFGKSKAKQFTKDMPKTLFGDVAGANEAVEELHEIKDFLQHPTRYQALGAKIPKGVLLYGPPGTGKTLLARAVAGEAGVPFYSISGSDFVEMFVGVGASRVRDLFEQAKQNAPCIVFVDEIDAVGRQRGAGLGGGHDEREQTLNQLLVEMDGFDSRGGIILIAATNRSDILDPALLRPGRFDRQIPIAPPDLRGRRAILNVHTQGKPLAQDADLDGLAKRTVGFSGADLENVVNEAALLTARENAQLITGAALEESVDRVIGGPRRKSKIISERDKKITAYHEGGHALAAWAMPDLEPVYKLTILPRGKTGGHALVVPEDDKDMMTRSEMIGRLVFALGGRSSEELVFHEPTTGASSDIEQATKIARAMVTEYGMTARLGAVKYGKEEGDPFLGRSAGQQPNYSLEVAHEIDEEVRKLIEAAHTEAWEILNTYRDVLDNLVLEVIEKETLNRTDLERIFADVEKRPRITAFNDFGGRTPSDKPPIKTPGELAIERGEAWPPPINEQPSPAPVGAVSGSNGYGPQQPAGQYGPDNQQGQAYGYPPQPAPGQQPGTQQPYPPQGGQPQQGGQPQQGGQPQQGHVPQGQAPQGGQVPQGVPPNYGAPPGWTPATSPGGQSGYQPQQGQPQQGQPQYNGSPAWEQGVAPQGQRPEEQPGAAEQRAEQFQQNQDQNGHQHRSGSADTEQPGAGNQQNSERNSEGDQDSGNENGTGPNSGR is encoded by the coding sequence ATGGACCGAAAGCGCCTGCTCCGCAACCCGCTGCTGTGGCTGTTGGCGGGGTTGCTGCTGATTTATGCCTTCAGTGTGCTCTTCGACGACACGCGTGGCTACACGGACGTGTCGACCTCGAAGGCGCTGCAGCAGATCTCGCAGGGCAACGTAGCCGAAGCCACGATCGAGGACAAAGAACAGCGGGTCAGGCTGACCCTGAACGACGGCGTCCAGGTTCAGGGCAGCAACCGGATCCTCACCAAGTATCCGACCGGTTCCCAAGAGGACATCGTCAATCGGATCGAGCAGTCCGGCATCTCCAACTGGGACACCGAGGTGTCCCAGAGCTCCATCTGGAGCCAGTTGCTCATCTACCTCATCCCGCTGGGCCTGCTGGTCCTGCTCGTGATGTGGATGATGAACAACGCCCAGGGCGGCGGCAGCAAGGTGCTGAACTTCGGCAAGTCCAAGGCCAAGCAGTTCACCAAGGACATGCCCAAGACCCTGTTCGGTGACGTCGCCGGAGCCAACGAGGCCGTCGAGGAACTGCACGAGATCAAGGACTTCCTGCAGCACCCGACCCGTTACCAGGCTCTCGGGGCGAAGATCCCGAAGGGCGTGCTGCTCTACGGGCCGCCCGGTACCGGTAAGACGCTGCTGGCCCGCGCGGTCGCGGGTGAGGCAGGGGTGCCGTTCTACTCGATCTCCGGTTCCGACTTCGTCGAGATGTTCGTCGGTGTCGGCGCCTCCCGTGTTCGTGATCTCTTCGAACAGGCCAAGCAGAACGCGCCCTGCATCGTCTTCGTCGACGAGATCGACGCGGTCGGCAGGCAGCGCGGTGCCGGCCTCGGCGGTGGTCACGACGAGCGGGAGCAGACGCTGAACCAGCTGCTCGTCGAGATGGACGGTTTCGACTCCAGGGGCGGGATCATCCTGATCGCCGCCACCAACCGTTCGGACATCCTGGACCCGGCGCTGCTGCGTCCCGGCCGGTTCGACCGGCAGATCCCCATCGCCCCGCCCGACCTGCGCGGTAGGCGCGCGATCCTGAACGTGCACACCCAGGGCAAGCCACTGGCCCAGGACGCCGATCTCGACGGGCTGGCCAAGCGCACCGTCGGGTTCTCGGGTGCCGATCTGGAGAACGTGGTCAACGAGGCCGCGCTGCTCACCGCCCGTGAGAACGCGCAGCTGATCACTGGTGCCGCGCTCGAGGAATCGGTGGACAGGGTGATCGGCGGCCCGCGTCGGAAGAGCAAGATCATTTCCGAGCGGGACAAGAAGATCACCGCGTACCACGAGGGTGGTCACGCGCTGGCCGCCTGGGCGATGCCGGACCTGGAACCGGTTTACAAGCTCACGATCCTGCCCAGGGGCAAGACCGGAGGGCACGCGCTTGTCGTCCCCGAGGACGACAAGGACATGATGACCCGTTCGGAGATGATCGGTCGTCTTGTGTTCGCCCTCGGCGGGCGTTCCTCCGAGGAACTGGTCTTCCACGAGCCGACCACCGGTGCCTCCAGTGACATCGAGCAGGCCACCAAGATCGCGCGTGCCATGGTCACCGAGTACGGCATGACGGCCCGGTTGGGCGCCGTCAAGTACGGCAAGGAGGAAGGCGATCCCTTCCTCGGGCGTTCGGCGGGCCAGCAGCCGAACTACTCGCTGGAGGTAGCCCACGAGATCGACGAGGAAGTGCGCAAGCTGATCGAGGCGGCGCACACCGAGGCGTGGGAGATCCTCAACACCTACCGGGACGTGCTCGACAATCTCGTGCTCGAAGTGATCGAGAAGGAGACGCTGAACCGCACCGATCTGGAGCGCATCTTCGCCGATGTGGAGAAGCGCCCCCGGATCACCGCGTTCAACGACTTCGGCGGGCGCACTCCCTCGGACAAGCCGCCGATCAAGACGCCCGGCGAGTTGGCGATAGAACGCGGCGAAGCCTGGCCGCCGCCGATCAACGAACAGCCCAGCCCCGCACCGGTCGGAGCCGTCTCCGGGTCCAACGGTTACGGACCGCAGCAGCCCGCCGGGCAGTACGGTCCCGACAACCAGCAGGGGCAGGCCTACGGCTATCCGCCGCAGCCCGCACCGGGCCAGCAGCCCGGTACCCAGCAGCCCTATCCGCCGCAGGGTGGGCAGCCACAGCAGGGTGGGCAGCCACAGCAGGGTGGGCAGCCACAGCAGGGGCATGTCCCGCAGGGACAGGCTCCGCAGGGTGGCCAGGTTCCCCAGGGAGTGCCGCCCAACTACGGGGCCCCTCCCGGCTGGACCCCCGCCACCTCACCCGGTGGGCAGTCCGGCTATCAGCCCCAGCAGGGCCAGCCCCAGCAGGGCCAGCCCCAGTACAACGGTTCTCCCGCATGGGAGCAGGGCGTCGCGCCGCAGGGACAGCGTCCGGAAGAACAGCCCGGCGCCGCTGAGCAGCGGGCCGAGCAGTTCCAGCAGAACCAGGATCAGAACGGTCACCAGCACCGCTCGGGTTCCGCCGACACGGAGCAGCCGGGCGCCGGTAACCAGCAGAACTCCGAACGGAATTCCGAGGGTGACCAGGATTCCGGCAACGAGAACGGGACCGGCCCCAACAGCGGCCGGTAA